The Saccopteryx leptura isolate mSacLep1 chromosome 2, mSacLep1_pri_phased_curated, whole genome shotgun sequence genome has a window encoding:
- the LRTM2 gene encoding leucine-rich repeat and transmembrane domain-containing protein 2, producing the protein MLAPGSGPEQRTKRALQWRQFSWIAYWITLYAVEALPACPFSCKCDTRSLEVDCSGIGLTMVPPDLPAATRTLLLLNNKLSTLPSWAFANLSSLQRLDLSNNFLDQLPGSIFEDLTNLTELQLRNNSIRTLDRDLLQHSPLLRHLDLSINGLAQLPPGLFDGLPALRSLSLRSNRLQNLDRLTFEPLVSLQLLQVGDNPWECDCNLRDFKHWMEWFSYRGGRLDQLACTLPKELRGKDMRVVPMEMFNYCSQLEDENSSAGLDSPGPPCTKASPEPAKPKPGAEPEPEPSTACPQKQRYRPVSVRRAIGTVIIAGVVCGIVCIMMVVAAAYGCIYASLMAKYHRELKKRQPLMGDPEGEHEDQKQISSVA; encoded by the exons ATGCTGGCCCCTGGGAGTGGCCCCGAGCAGAGGACCAAGCGGGCCCTGCAGTGGAGGCAGTTCTCCT GGATCGCCTACTGGATCACCCTGTATGCTGTGGaggccctccctgcctgccctttCTCCTGTAAGTGTGACACCCGCAGCCTGGAGGTGGACTGCAGTGGCATAGGCCTCACCATGGTGCCCCCAGACTTGCCTGCTGCCACCCGAACCCTCTTGCTTTTGAACAATAAGCTGAGTACCCTGCCAAGCTGGGCATTCGCCAATCTGTCCAGCCTGCAGCGTTTGGACCTATCCAACAACTTCCTGGACCAGCTGCCCGGCTCCATCTTCGAGGACCTGACAAATCTGACGGAGCTACAGCTGCGCAATAACAGCATCAGGACCCTGGACAGGGACCTGCTGCAGCACTCGCCCCTGCTGCGCCACCTGGACCTGTCCATCAACGGCCTGGCCCAGCTGCCCCCTGGCCTTTTTGATGGACTCCCTGCTCTGCGCTCCCTATCCCTGCGGTCCAACCGCCTGCAGAACCTGGACCGGCTGACATTTGAACCCCTCGTGAGTCTGCAGCTGCTTCAGGTTGGGGACAACCCCTGGGAGTGTGACTGTAACCTGCGTGACTTCAAGCACTGGATGGAGTGGTTCTCCTACCGAG GGGGGCGCCTGGACCAGCTTGCCTGCACCCTACCCAAGGAGCTGAGGGGGAAGGACATGCGTGTAGTCCCCATGGAGATGTTCAACTACTGCTCCCAGTTGGAGGATGAGAATAGCTCAGCTGGGCTGGACAGTCCTGGGCCACCCTGCACTAAGGCCAGCCCAGAACCTGCAAAGCCCAAACCAGGGGCTGAGCCTGAGCCAGAGCCCAGCACAGCCTGCCCCCAGAAGCAGAGGTACCGGCCGGTGAGCGTACGCCGGGCCATCGGCACCGTGATCATTGCTGGGGTCGTCTGCGGCATCGTCTGTATCATGATGGTGGTGGCTGCCGCCTATGGCTGCATCTATGCCTCCCTCATGGCCAAGTACCACAGGGAGCTCAAGAAGCGCCAGCCCCTCATGGGGGACCCGGAGGGTGAACATGAAGACCAGAAGCAGATCTCCTCTGTGGCATAA